A genomic stretch from Polaromonas hydrogenivorans includes:
- a CDS encoding sulfatase-like hydrolase/transferase — MSQQTKPLRNVLFIMADQLRWDYLACAGHPHIRTPHIDALAARGVRFTNAFVQGPVCGASRMSTYTGRYVTSHGSAWNFVPLSVAQKTLGDHLQPHGVRCAVVGKTHVEADTEGAVRLGINPDTDPGRLVMHGGFEPYERDDGIWPPGFKVEDNRYCDYLRSQGYSGDNPWHDFANSSMGEDGKLHSGWQMRWAAESARVAQEHSETPYMTRRAMDFITEQGEQPWVLHLSYIKPHWPYVAPAPYHAMYGPEDVQPAQKTQGEKADPHPVYRGFMNNTPSTTFSRDEVRETVIPTYMGLITQIDDQICQLMEFLRETGRDQDTLIVFTSDHGDYLGDHWMGEKELFHDVIVKVPMIIVDPRPQADGTRGQACDAIVESIDLAPTFLSSLGHMPPREWLEGESLESLLHDRQGEWQKDMAVCENTFAFRDSVRLPIGAPVDRCNMTMVRTNEWKYVHIDGLRPMLFDLVNDPQEFQDLGASPDHAGVREQMQRRLLDWLFCRRRTIGITPEGIQTWNTRELKAGIDIGVW; from the coding sequence ATGAGCCAACAAACCAAACCACTGCGTAACGTGCTGTTCATCATGGCCGACCAACTGCGGTGGGACTACCTCGCGTGTGCCGGGCACCCGCACATTCGCACGCCCCACATTGACGCACTGGCCGCCCGGGGCGTGCGCTTTACCAATGCTTTTGTCCAGGGGCCGGTCTGCGGCGCGTCCCGCATGTCAACCTACACCGGTCGCTATGTGACCAGCCATGGGTCGGCGTGGAATTTTGTGCCCTTGTCCGTGGCGCAAAAGACGCTAGGCGACCACCTGCAGCCGCACGGCGTGCGCTGCGCTGTGGTGGGCAAGACCCATGTGGAAGCCGACACGGAGGGCGCGGTCCGACTGGGCATCAACCCCGACACCGACCCAGGTCGGCTGGTCATGCATGGCGGCTTCGAGCCGTATGAGCGGGACGACGGCATCTGGCCGCCCGGCTTCAAGGTAGAGGACAACCGCTATTGTGACTACCTGCGCAGCCAGGGCTACAGCGGGGACAACCCCTGGCATGACTTCGCGAATTCCTCTATGGGCGAGGACGGCAAGCTGCACTCCGGCTGGCAAATGCGATGGGCCGCAGAGTCTGCGCGCGTAGCACAAGAGCACAGCGAGACACCCTACATGACGCGCCGGGCCATGGACTTCATCACCGAGCAGGGCGAGCAGCCCTGGGTGCTGCACCTGTCCTATATCAAGCCCCATTGGCCCTACGTGGCGCCGGCCCCTTACCATGCGATGTACGGCCCCGAGGACGTCCAGCCGGCGCAGAAGACGCAAGGAGAAAAGGCTGACCCTCATCCGGTCTACCGGGGCTTCATGAACAACACCCCGAGCACCACGTTCAGCCGAGATGAAGTTCGCGAAACAGTCATCCCCACCTACATGGGCTTGATCACGCAGATCGACGACCAGATCTGCCAGCTCATGGAATTCCTTCGTGAGACAGGGCGCGACCAAGACACGCTCATCGTGTTCACCAGCGACCACGGAGACTATCTTGGCGACCACTGGATGGGCGAGAAGGAGTTGTTTCACGATGTGATCGTGAAGGTGCCCATGATCATCGTGGATCCGCGTCCGCAAGCCGATGGCACGCGGGGCCAAGCCTGCGACGCCATCGTGGAGTCCATTGACCTTGCGCCCACTTTCCTCTCGTCATTGGGCCATATGCCGCCGCGCGAGTGGCTTGAAGGTGAATCGCTCGAATCCCTCCTGCACGACCGCCAGGGCGAGTGGCAAAAAGACATGGCTGTCTGCGAGAACACCTTCGCATTCCGCGACAGCGTGCGTTTGCCGATAGGCGCGCCGGTGGACCGCTGCAACATGACCATGGTTCGCACGAATGAATGGAAGTATGTGCACATCGACGGCCTGCGGCCCATGCTGTTCGACCTCGTCAACGATCCCCAGGAGTTTCAGGACCTGGGCGCGTCGCCTGACCATGCAGGCGTGCGCGAGCAGATGCAGCGGCGCCTGCTGGACTGGCTGTTCTGCCGTCGCCGCACCATCGGCATCACGCCGGAGGGGATACAGACCTGGAACACCCGTGAGCTCAAGGCCGGCATCGACATCGGTGTCTGGTAA
- a CDS encoding intradiol ring-cleavage dioxygenase: MSPQNLDSLTQAVQERFADTPEPRLKEIMVALVKHLHAFARDVRLTEAEWFQGIEYLTAAGQKCTATRQEFILLSDVLGLSMLTVAMNNDKPPGCTEATVFGPFYVPDAPHYENGDDVANGASGQPCLVRGTVRGLGGEAIARATIEVWQADDEGHYDVQKEDLPHAQARGVLYSRADGSFDFKTIVSEAYPIPTDGPVGALLQATRRSPWRPAHLHFMLKAEGYETLITHVFRKECVYMQADPVFGVRESLIADWKLLPDGATLLEFDFVLNPTR, translated from the coding sequence ATGTCCCCGCAAAACCTCGACAGCCTGACCCAGGCAGTGCAAGAGCGCTTCGCAGATACGCCAGAGCCGCGCCTCAAGGAGATCATGGTTGCGCTCGTGAAGCATCTGCATGCCTTTGCGCGTGACGTGCGGTTGACCGAAGCCGAATGGTTTCAAGGCATCGAGTACCTGACGGCTGCGGGACAAAAATGCACTGCGACCAGGCAGGAGTTCATCTTGCTCAGCGATGTGTTGGGCCTGTCGATGCTGACCGTCGCGATGAACAACGACAAGCCGCCAGGATGTACTGAGGCCACGGTATTCGGACCCTTTTATGTGCCTGACGCGCCACATTACGAGAATGGCGATGATGTCGCCAACGGCGCAAGCGGCCAGCCTTGCCTGGTGCGCGGCACAGTGCGGGGCCTGGGCGGCGAGGCGATTGCCCGGGCCACCATCGAAGTCTGGCAGGCCGACGATGAAGGTCATTACGACGTGCAAAAGGAAGATTTGCCCCATGCGCAGGCTCGGGGCGTTTTGTACTCCCGTGCCGATGGCAGTTTTGACTTCAAGACCATCGTCTCCGAGGCCTATCCGATTCCTACCGACGGCCCCGTGGGCGCCCTGTTGCAGGCGACACGCCGCTCTCCATGGCGGCCTGCGCATCTGCACTTCATGCTCAAGGCAGAAGGCTATGAAACGCTCATCACCCATGTGTTTCGCAAAGAGTGTGTCTATATGCAAGCCGATCCTGTGTTCGGCGTGCGCGAATCCCTGATCGCCGACTGGAAACTTCTGCCCGATGGCGCGACCTTGCTGGAGTTTGACTTTGTGCTGAACCCGACGCGTTGA
- a CDS encoding Dabb family protein, with product MSNTQTTIAHIVTWRLNGETPVLRAAQAQEVVHAFEAARHEVPGLLRMEVGANFIEAPDAWDVALYMVFASRADLDAYQAHPAHLKIKSLVGPMRAARGQADFSIAA from the coding sequence ATGAGCAATACCCAGACCACGATTGCGCACATTGTGACTTGGCGCCTTAATGGAGAAACGCCCGTGCTGCGTGCCGCGCAAGCACAAGAAGTCGTGCATGCCTTTGAAGCGGCGCGTCACGAAGTGCCCGGCCTTTTGCGCATGGAAGTTGGTGCGAACTTTATCGAGGCACCCGATGCCTGGGACGTTGCGCTTTACATGGTGTTTGCCTCCAGGGCAGATCTGGACGCCTACCAGGCCCATCCCGCCCATCTGAAGATAAAGTCTTTGGTGGGTCCCATGCGCGCTGCGCGCGGGCAAGCTGATTTCAGCATCGCAGCCTGA
- a CDS encoding SphA family protein — translation MFNKTMMAGAVLLAALGAAQATEGGGSIYPHGVENYMAGALPPPGVYGMVFGNIYNANRVNDSSGNNLNVPGFKVRANVVAPRLVWVTGAKVLGGDLLTNLIVPLVDLKVSAAGNSQSKTGVGDMTVGLGLGYHHSANLHSVVALDAYLPTGRYTNGDLANIGRNYAAIEPVYALSYVDPQGFNGDIKLGYIFNQRNKDTDYRSGNEFHFDYDAGWGLGNGWTAGVGGYYKQQTGLDKQAGVELANSKTSGMAIGPSVKYDSGKGWFVTAKWQAERNVKNGAQGNALWIKAVFPL, via the coding sequence ATGTTCAACAAAACAATGATGGCCGGCGCTGTGTTGCTGGCAGCGCTGGGTGCTGCACAGGCCACCGAGGGCGGCGGGTCCATTTACCCGCACGGCGTCGAAAACTACATGGCTGGCGCCTTGCCGCCTCCGGGCGTGTACGGCATGGTGTTTGGCAACATCTACAACGCCAACCGCGTCAATGACAGCAGCGGCAACAACCTGAACGTGCCAGGCTTCAAAGTTCGCGCCAATGTGGTCGCACCGCGCCTGGTGTGGGTGACGGGCGCCAAGGTTCTGGGCGGCGATTTGCTGACCAATTTGATCGTGCCGCTGGTGGATCTGAAGGTCAGCGCGGCGGGCAACAGCCAGAGCAAGACGGGCGTGGGCGACATGACGGTCGGTCTGGGACTGGGTTACCACCACAGCGCCAACCTGCATAGCGTCGTCGCGCTGGATGCTTATCTGCCAACCGGCCGCTACACCAATGGGGATCTGGCCAACATTGGCCGGAATTACGCGGCCATCGAGCCGGTTTATGCGTTGAGTTATGTAGACCCGCAGGGATTCAATGGCGACATCAAATTGGGCTACATCTTCAATCAGCGAAACAAGGATACCGACTACCGCTCCGGGAATGAGTTCCACTTTGACTACGACGCCGGCTGGGGCTTAGGCAACGGCTGGACCGCTGGCGTGGGGGGTTATTACAAGCAGCAGACGGGACTGGACAAGCAAGCCGGTGTCGAGCTGGCCAACAGCAAGACCAGCGGCATGGCGATCGGCCCCTCCGTGAAGTACGACAGCGGCAAGGGCTGGTTTGTCACTGCCAAATGGCAGGCCGAGCGCAACGTCAAGAACGGCGCGCAAGGCAATGCGCTGTGGATTAAGGCCGTATTCCCGCTTTGA
- a CDS encoding branched-chain amino acid ABC transporter permease: MNPSYKVVRSIQGGQALLAVGLALVGLAVSLPWWGESSWMREFVEIACYFIFAMMWNLMAGYGGMVSIGQQAFFGLGGYAMLVLGNFLGINPFVAVLLGALAAGLIAIPVSRIAFRLQGGYFAIGTWVIAEVFRLTIANIPAVGGGSGTSLTALRGIEKATRESVTYWMALACVVASIGLVYFFLRSKQGLALLAIRDNEVAARSQGVAVGRMKLAVYAVAAFGAGLAGGLYFVGNLRISPDAAFSVNWTAFAIFMVVIGGIGRIEGPLVGALVFWALNKFFSDYGTWYLIGLGLLAIVMTIYFKQGLWGYAQQRWGWTLFPTARRLVLNTTLATGLTPVQPAGPSIDGMPSATVNSGDPFQDGPNPSSRYAQ, translated from the coding sequence ATGAACCCGTCGTACAAGGTTGTTCGCAGCATTCAAGGTGGCCAGGCGCTCCTGGCCGTGGGTCTGGCATTGGTGGGGCTGGCCGTCAGCTTGCCCTGGTGGGGCGAATCGAGCTGGATGCGTGAATTCGTCGAAATCGCCTGCTATTTCATCTTTGCCATGATGTGGAACCTCATGGCTGGCTATGGCGGCATGGTGTCGATTGGCCAACAGGCATTTTTTGGCCTGGGTGGCTATGCGATGCTGGTGCTGGGCAATTTTCTGGGCATCAACCCTTTCGTCGCGGTCCTGTTGGGCGCTTTGGCAGCGGGCCTCATTGCGATCCCGGTGTCTCGCATCGCGTTTCGCTTGCAAGGTGGGTATTTTGCGATTGGCACCTGGGTCATCGCCGAGGTGTTCCGCCTCACGATTGCCAACATTCCGGCCGTGGGCGGCGGCTCTGGCACCAGCTTGACTGCGCTGCGCGGGATCGAGAAAGCTACGCGCGAATCCGTCACCTACTGGATGGCTTTGGCCTGCGTGGTGGCGTCAATTGGTCTGGTTTACTTTTTCCTGCGAAGCAAGCAGGGACTAGCCCTGCTGGCGATTCGCGACAACGAAGTGGCGGCCCGTTCCCAGGGTGTTGCCGTGGGGCGCATGAAGCTGGCGGTCTATGCCGTGGCTGCCTTTGGCGCGGGCCTGGCCGGCGGGCTTTACTTCGTCGGGAACTTGCGCATCAGTCCCGACGCCGCCTTTAGCGTTAACTGGACAGCCTTCGCCATCTTCATGGTGGTGATTGGCGGCATTGGACGCATCGAAGGACCGCTGGTCGGGGCGCTGGTGTTCTGGGCGCTCAACAAGTTCTTCAGCGACTACGGCACCTGGTACCTGATTGGTCTGGGCTTGCTGGCGATTGTGATGACCATCTACTTCAAGCAGGGCCTGTGGGGCTATGCCCAGCAGCGCTGGGGCTGGACGCTGTTCCCGACAGCGCGCCGTCTGGTGCTGAACACCACGCTGGCCACGGGTCTGACGCCTGTGCAGCCCGCAGGGCCTTCCATTGACGGCATGCCCAGTGCCACTGTGAATTCAGGCGATCCGTTCCAGGACGGCCCCAACCCATCATCGCGCTATGCGCAGTGA
- a CDS encoding branched-chain amino acid ABC transporter permease — protein sequence METLLQGLLLGGLYGLFALGLSLMFGVMRLTNTAHGDFIILGSFSTLALVGAGLSPVMAMLVTLPLAWIVGYALQRYVLNGTLGKDPLPSLVVTFGLSIVTQNLLLELFSADPRSIETNGLNALGWSITPDLSVGVLPMIILALAIATTAGLQWLFNHTALGRSFRAVSDDREIAELMGLNARKVYAMATALAFVLVALAGALQGMRTTVAPSDGPLLLLFAFEAVIIGGMGSFWGTLAGALLLGVTQQVGFRFDPGWGIWGGHLMFLAVLVLRPQGLFPKTRG from the coding sequence ATGGAAACCTTGTTGCAAGGCCTCCTGCTGGGAGGTCTGTATGGCTTGTTCGCGCTCGGGCTGTCGCTCATGTTTGGTGTCATGCGGCTGACGAACACCGCGCATGGCGATTTCATCATCCTGGGCTCGTTTTCCACGCTCGCGCTGGTGGGCGCGGGCTTGTCGCCAGTCATGGCCATGCTGGTGACACTGCCGCTGGCCTGGATCGTAGGCTACGCGCTGCAGCGCTATGTGCTCAATGGCACCTTGGGAAAAGACCCGCTGCCGTCACTGGTCGTCACCTTTGGTTTGTCCATCGTCACGCAGAACCTCTTGCTCGAACTGTTCTCGGCCGACCCGCGCTCGATTGAGACGAACGGGCTCAATGCCCTGGGCTGGTCGATAACGCCAGACTTGTCCGTCGGTGTCTTGCCCATGATCATCCTGGCGCTGGCCATTGCCACCACGGCAGGACTGCAATGGCTCTTCAACCACACCGCCTTGGGACGGTCGTTTCGCGCTGTCTCGGATGACCGCGAAATTGCCGAGCTCATGGGACTCAATGCGCGCAAGGTCTATGCCATGGCCACGGCGCTTGCCTTTGTACTGGTGGCATTGGCTGGTGCGCTTCAAGGCATGCGCACCACAGTGGCGCCATCGGACGGCCCTTTGCTGCTGCTGTTCGCTTTCGAGGCCGTGATCATCGGCGGCATGGGCAGCTTCTGGGGAACGCTGGCCGGTGCGCTGCTGCTGGGCGTGACACAGCAGGTGGGCTTTCGCTTCGACCCTGGCTGGGGCATCTGGGGCGGGCATTTGATGTTCCTAGCTGTGCTGGTGCTGCGTCCGCAGGGCCTGTTTCCCAAAACCCGTGGTTGA
- a CDS encoding ABC transporter ATP-binding protein: MAALLQTHHLKAYYGDAQALFGIDFELNAGELVAIIGANGAGKSTFLKCLTGLVKAKAEAITWKGQPIGGMPPGKIVRQGLAMVPEGRRLFASLSVEENLLMGANAQRQGPWSLDRLYRLFPILNEKRHLPGTSLSGGQQQMVAIGRALMSNPEVLLCDELSLGLAPIVIREIYNAMPSITAEGMAVVIVEQDVSVARQVSQRLYCFQEGQVSLQGLSTDLSKEQISHAYFGV, encoded by the coding sequence ATGGCCGCACTGCTTCAAACTCATCACCTAAAAGCCTATTACGGCGATGCCCAGGCCCTGTTTGGCATTGATTTCGAACTCAACGCCGGGGAGCTGGTCGCCATCATCGGCGCCAATGGCGCCGGCAAGTCCACCTTCCTGAAGTGCCTGACCGGGCTGGTCAAGGCAAAGGCCGAGGCCATCACCTGGAAAGGCCAGCCCATCGGTGGCATGCCGCCCGGGAAAATCGTTCGCCAGGGTCTGGCCATGGTGCCCGAGGGCCGGCGCTTGTTTGCCTCCCTGTCGGTGGAAGAAAACCTGTTGATGGGTGCCAACGCGCAGCGCCAGGGGCCCTGGAGCCTCGATCGCCTGTACCGGCTGTTTCCCATCCTGAACGAGAAACGCCACTTGCCGGGCACCTCGCTTTCCGGTGGCCAGCAGCAGATGGTGGCCATTGGCCGCGCGCTCATGAGCAATCCTGAGGTGCTGCTGTGCGACGAGTTGTCGCTCGGCCTGGCGCCCATCGTGATCCGGGAGATCTACAACGCGATGCCATCGATCACCGCCGAAGGCATGGCCGTGGTGATCGTCGAGCAGGATGTCTCGGTGGCACGGCAAGTGTCGCAGCGCCTGTATTGCTTTCAGGAGGGCCAGGTATCGCTGCAAGGCCTTTCAACCGATCTGAGCAAAGAGCAGATCAGCCACGCCTATTTCGGAGTTTGA
- a CDS encoding ABC transporter ATP-binding protein — MPLLALHSVSKSYGALKVTDSISLSVQKGETLGILGPNGAGKTTLFNLISGDASVNAGRVEYNGEDVTALPPHLRCRRGMGRSYQVPQPFGNMSVFENLVTAACFGGGQTERAAWDTAVQVLDQTGLMPQANKPAGSLTLLNRKRLELARALATGPQLLLLDEIAGGLTEHEAHELVEELQRIKASGVTMIWIEHVVHALLSVADRLFVINFGQKLAEGKPHDVMNDPEVQRVYMGMEV; from the coding sequence ATGCCACTGCTCGCGCTGCACTCGGTCAGCAAATCCTACGGGGCGCTCAAGGTCACCGACAGCATCTCGCTGTCGGTGCAAAAGGGCGAAACGCTGGGTATTCTGGGCCCCAACGGGGCGGGAAAAACGACGCTGTTCAACCTGATTTCGGGTGACGCGAGCGTCAACGCCGGCCGCGTGGAATATAACGGCGAAGACGTGACGGCACTCCCGCCCCACCTGCGCTGCCGGCGTGGCATGGGCCGCAGCTACCAGGTGCCGCAGCCCTTTGGCAACATGAGCGTGTTCGAAAACCTGGTCACGGCCGCCTGCTTTGGCGGCGGCCAGACCGAGCGCGCTGCCTGGGACACGGCTGTGCAGGTGCTGGATCAAACCGGCCTGATGCCGCAAGCCAACAAGCCCGCAGGTTCCCTCACGCTGCTCAACCGCAAGCGGCTCGAACTCGCACGCGCCCTGGCCACCGGCCCGCAACTGCTGCTGCTGGACGAAATCGCCGGCGGACTGACCGAGCATGAAGCCCACGAACTGGTGGAGGAACTGCAGCGCATCAAGGCCAGCGGCGTCACGATGATCTGGATCGAGCATGTGGTGCATGCGCTGCTGTCGGTGGCCGACCGCCTGTTTGTCATCAACTTCGGGCAAAAGCTGGCCGAAGGCAAACCCCACGATGTGATGAACGATCCCGAAGTGCAGCGGGTGTACATGGGAATGGAAGTCTGA
- a CDS encoding ABC transporter substrate-binding protein, translating to MSITRRNFTQGLAIAAAAGATPLAWAADTVKIGYVSPQTGPLAPFGEADKWVIEQMKTAFKDGIVIGGKKHVVQIVLKDSQSNPNRAGDVANDLILKDKVALILTAGTPETANPVSDACELNEVPCISSVVPWQPWFFGRKGHPATGFNWTYHMFWGLEDVITSFTNGWMAVATNKKVGALFPNDGDGNAWGDKELGFPKPLSGMGFSLTDTGRFQNGTQDFSAQIAAFKKDGVEIVTGVVIPPDAKTFLTQARQQGFKPKVITLGKALLFPGAIEALGDLGDGLSTEVWWSPSHPFTSSITRQSAKDLSEAYETTTKKQWTQPIGFTHALFEVACDALKRSKSLKPGDVRDAVASAKLGTVVGDVAWGGKGPFKNVSKTPLVLGQWGKGKKYKYELTIVNNVSAPRIPLGGTLRLL from the coding sequence ATGAGCATTACCCGCAGAAACTTCACCCAAGGCCTGGCCATCGCCGCAGCCGCCGGCGCCACGCCTCTGGCATGGGCCGCCGACACGGTCAAGATCGGTTATGTGTCGCCCCAGACAGGCCCGCTGGCACCCTTTGGCGAGGCCGACAAATGGGTGATCGAGCAGATGAAGACTGCCTTCAAGGATGGCATTGTCATTGGTGGCAAAAAACACGTCGTGCAAATCGTGCTCAAGGACAGCCAGTCCAATCCCAACCGTGCGGGCGATGTCGCCAACGACCTGATCCTGAAGGACAAAGTCGCCCTGATACTCACCGCCGGCACTCCCGAAACGGCCAACCCCGTCAGCGATGCCTGTGAACTCAACGAGGTGCCCTGTATTTCCAGCGTGGTGCCGTGGCAGCCCTGGTTCTTTGGCCGCAAGGGACATCCCGCAACGGGCTTTAACTGGACTTATCACATGTTCTGGGGGCTGGAGGACGTGATCACCAGCTTCACCAACGGCTGGATGGCGGTGGCCACCAATAAAAAAGTGGGCGCCTTGTTTCCCAACGACGGCGACGGCAACGCCTGGGGCGACAAGGAGCTCGGCTTTCCCAAGCCTTTGTCCGGCATGGGCTTCAGCCTGACCGATACCGGGCGCTTTCAGAACGGCACGCAGGATTTCAGTGCGCAGATTGCTGCATTCAAGAAAGACGGCGTTGAAATCGTCACCGGCGTGGTGATCCCGCCTGATGCCAAGACCTTCCTGACGCAGGCCAGGCAGCAAGGTTTCAAGCCCAAGGTCATCACCCTGGGCAAGGCGCTTCTCTTCCCGGGCGCCATCGAGGCGCTGGGTGATCTGGGCGATGGACTGAGCACGGAAGTCTGGTGGAGCCCATCGCACCCCTTCACGTCCAGCATCACCCGGCAAAGCGCCAAGGACCTGTCCGAAGCCTATGAAACCACCACCAAGAAACAATGGACGCAGCCTATCGGCTTTACCCATGCACTGTTCGAGGTGGCTTGCGATGCGCTCAAGCGCAGCAAGTCGCTCAAGCCGGGCGATGTGCGTGACGCCGTGGCCTCAGCCAAGCTCGGCACCGTGGTGGGTGATGTGGCGTGGGGCGGCAAGGGACCGTTCAAGAACGTCAGCAAGACGCCGCTGGTGCTGGGCCAGTGGGGCAAGGGCAAAAAGTACAAGTACGAGCTGACCATCGTCAACAACGTGTCTGCGCCCAGGATTCCCTTGGGCGGCACGCTCAGGCTGCTTTGA